The following proteins are co-located in the Nilaparvata lugens isolate BPH chromosome 14, ASM1435652v1, whole genome shotgun sequence genome:
- the LOC111063188 gene encoding sugar transporter SWEET1-like, translating into MILEDIKEILIVTATISTILQFMSGMLVCQKFMKKGSTEQESGFPFIAGFLSCSLWFRYGLMIEDQATVLVNFIGTILMFACVVTYYLFTPRKKVVMRQMFIVLIVIVVTHLYARYEENTKLAIKRFGLITCCTSLVFFAAPLSNLYHVIRMKNTETLPFPLILMTWVVSLQWYTYGVIIKNTFMQYPNMIGFVLASFQLLLFAIYPSYQSPNVYLKDQSARLIIQ; encoded by the exons ATGATTCTGGAAGATATAAAGGAAATACTTATAGTGACTGCCACAATAAGCACTATTCTCCAGTTTATGTCTGGGAT gttgGTTTGtcaaaaattcatgaaaaaaggTTCCACAGAGCAGGAGTCGGGATTTCCGTTTATCGCTGGATTTCTGTC aTGCTCCCTATGGTTTCGTTACGGTTTAATGATTGAGGATCAAGCCACGGTGTTGGTTAATTTTATTGGAACAATTCTTATGTTCGCATGCGTTGTAACATATTACCTTTTCACGCCAAGAAAA aaagtCGTGATGAGACAAATGTTCATAGTGCTAATAGTAATTGTTGTCACACATTTATATGCaagatatgaagaaaatacAAAGTTGGCAATAAAAAGATTCGGGCTCATTACTTGTTGTACGTCCCTCGTATTTTTCGCTGCTCCGCTTTCAAATTTG tACCATGTGATAAGGATGAAGAATACTGAAACCCTACCTTTCCCTCTCATTCTAATGACTTGGGTGGTATCTCTACAATGGTATACCTATGGAGTCATCATCAAAAATACTTTTATGCAG TATCCAAACATGATCGGCTTTGTTCTGGCGTCCTTTCAACTTCTATTATTTGCAATTTATCCATCTTACCAATCACCCAATGTCTATCTGAAGGACCAGTCAGCTAGATTGATCATCCAATAA